Within Pseudomonas cichorii, the genomic segment GCGCCGAGCATCACTGACAGGCCCATGCTCAGGCCGATGACGAAGTCCACCTGGCCCGAAAAGATGAATATCGACAAGGCAACGGCATTGCTGACGAAGTTCATGCTGCGTGCCACGCCGCTGGCCTTTACCAGATCCACCGGGTACATCATCAGCGTGCTGACGGTCCAGAAAGCGCCGGTGCCCGGGCCAGCCACGCCGTCATAGAAGCCCAGTGTCAGGCCCTGAGGCAGTTGCCATTTCTTCCTGATCGGCGCGTTGCTGTCCAGTGGCGCCTTGGGCGTACCGCCGAACAGCAGGTACAGACCGCAACCGAACACAATCACGGGCAGCATCTGATTGATCCATTCGGCAGGCAGGTAATGGGCGATCACCGCGCCGATTGCAGCGCCCACGGCAGTGCCTACCAAGGCATGAGCCCATTGCCGGGGATGGAAAAGCTTGCGGCGGTAGTAGGTGAAGCTGGCGGTTGCAGAACCGAAGGTCGAGCTGAGTTTGTTGGTGCCCAGCACCAGATGCGGCGGCAGGCCGGCCGTCATCAGGGCAGGGGTGGTCAACAGCCCGCCGCCTCCGGCAATGGCATCGATGAATCCGGCAATGAAGGCAACAACGATCAGAATGGCGAGGGTGGCAAGGTCGACACTGAGTTCAAAAGGCATGATCGGTACGGCTTATAGGGCAGGGGGCAGAATGGCTGCCCGAAGGCGCGCATTCTACTCCCCTGTTTGCCCTGTGTCAGACAATGGTCGAAGGCGTTTTTCAGATTTCACCCAGTCCGACCCAGCGCTGTTCGCGTGCTGCGAGACGAATCGCTGCTGCCAGGCGTTCGATCTGCCAGGCCTCTTCAAAGTCAGGCCCTCGCTTGCCAACACCGCACACGGCCTGAATCAGTGAATGCACTTCCAGCGCCTTGAGCTCGTTGTACCCCAGTTGATGGCCGGGCGCCGGGCAGAAGGCGGCATA encodes:
- a CDS encoding TSUP family transporter; amino-acid sequence: MPFELSVDLATLAILIVVAFIAGFIDAIAGGGGLLTTPALMTAGLPPHLVLGTNKLSSTFGSATASFTYYRRKLFHPRQWAHALVGTAVGAAIGAVIAHYLPAEWINQMLPVIVFGCGLYLLFGGTPKAPLDSNAPIRKKWQLPQGLTLGFYDGVAGPGTGAFWTVSTLMMYPVDLVKASGVARSMNFVSNAVALSIFIFSGQVDFVIGLSMGLSVMLGAYFGAGTAIKGGAKFIRPVFIIVVLGLTVRLAWQHWFGGA